A window of Komagataeibacter medellinensis NBRC 3288 contains these coding sequences:
- a CDS encoding Spy/CpxP family protein refolding chaperone, with protein MMLRRFVPAAALILLPAMAMAQVPATPQPTASNPTASLAHTPRDLAPEQVEAHIKALHDQLRITKKQEALWTPFAEDMRANGQRLHDAIEARREKLPQMNAVENMQSYADLVEERARDMQTLNSAFASLYDSFSKKQRKNADTLFAQGDTEHAEQQQARAAAAQ; from the coding sequence ATGATGCTCCGCCGTTTCGTGCCTGCCGCCGCCCTAATCCTGCTTCCCGCCATGGCCATGGCGCAGGTGCCTGCCACCCCGCAGCCGACAGCCTCCAACCCGACCGCATCACTGGCGCATACACCGCGTGACCTGGCGCCGGAGCAGGTCGAGGCCCATATCAAGGCCCTGCATGACCAGTTGCGCATTACCAAGAAGCAGGAAGCCCTGTGGACGCCCTTTGCTGAGGACATGCGCGCCAACGGCCAGCGCCTGCATGATGCCATCGAGGCCCGCCGTGAAAAGCTGCCGCAGATGAACGCGGTGGAGAACATGCAGTCCTATGCCGATCTGGTGGAAGAGCGCGCACGGGACATGCAGACCCTGAACTCCGCCTTCGCCAGCCTGTATGACAGCTTCAGCAAGAAGCAGCGCAAGAATGCCGATACCCTGTTCGCGCAGGGCGATACCGAGCATGCCGAACAGCAGCAGGCCCGCGCCGCGGCAGCGCAGTAA
- a CDS encoding 2OG-Fe(II) oxygenase, with product MIQPVTPDYAAFEGAPVSTAPFPHMVVPHFIRQADLQALTASLPIIRSGGSFPPQALGLSPLMTQLVAELEGPRLRGLIAGRFGLDLEGAPTMLTLRGRTRARDGRIHRDSDSKRVTVLLYLNAASEGDAWSRHEGCLRLLRGPDDLEDFAAEIPPVNGTLLVFPNGPETWHGHRPYVGPRYTIQLNYMTNDTRARNELRRHRLSALTKRLPWVA from the coding sequence ATGATCCAACCCGTCACCCCCGACTATGCGGCATTTGAGGGCGCGCCCGTTTCCACCGCGCCTTTCCCCCACATGGTCGTGCCGCATTTCATCAGGCAGGCGGACCTGCAGGCCCTGACTGCCAGCCTGCCCATCATCCGCTCGGGCGGGTCCTTCCCGCCACAGGCGCTCGGCCTCTCCCCGCTCATGACACAACTGGTGGCGGAACTGGAGGGGCCACGCCTGCGCGGGCTGATCGCGGGCAGGTTCGGGCTGGACCTTGAGGGCGCGCCCACCATGCTGACACTTCGCGGCCGCACGCGGGCACGGGACGGGCGTATCCACCGCGACTCCGACAGCAAGCGCGTAACCGTGCTGCTGTACCTGAACGCCGCGTCCGAGGGCGATGCCTGGTCGCGCCATGAAGGCTGCCTGCGCCTGCTGCGCGGCCCCGATGACCTGGAGGATTTCGCCGCCGAGATCCCCCCCGTAAACGGCACGCTTCTGGTCTTTCCCAACGGGCCGGAGACCTGGCATGGCCATCGGCCCTATGTCGGGCCGCGCTACACCATCCAGCTTAATTACATGACAAACGATACCCGGGCACGAAACGAACTGCGCCGCCACCGGTTATCCGCCCTGACCAAACGCCTGCCATGGGTGGCATAG
- a CDS encoding carboxymuconolactone decarboxylase family protein, translated as MTDWNAYRAHLGESVRAFATLSPDTLKGLQTLDGAAAKTGKLDAKTRELIALAVAVTTRCDGCISVHSTAAVKAGATKEEIAEALGVAVALNAGAAIVYSSRVLDAVDTVKD; from the coding sequence ATGACTGACTGGAACGCCTACCGCGCCCATCTGGGCGAGTCCGTCCGCGCCTTTGCCACCCTTTCGCCCGATACGCTGAAGGGACTCCAGACACTCGACGGCGCGGCCGCGAAAACCGGCAAGCTGGATGCCAAGACCCGTGAACTGATTGCGCTGGCAGTTGCCGTGACCACCCGGTGCGATGGGTGCATCTCCGTCCATTCCACCGCCGCCGTGAAAGCCGGCGCCACCAAGGAGGAAATAGCCGAGGCACTGGGCGTTGCCGTAGCCCTGAACGCAGGGGCCGCCATTGTCTATTCCAGCCGTGTGCTGGATGCGGTGGATACCGTTAAGGACTGA
- the zapE gene encoding cell division protein ZapE yields MNMDIAPARPSSAALPAGTGPFAAYEARVASGRLDRDPEQEKAARRLDRLWRELRDYHPVVQQAAPQATGWLGGLKARLGLAARPATEPPRPRGVYMVGQVGRGKTMLMDLFFSLAPVEHKRRVHFHRFMQDVHQRLHDMKDADPDLADPIPPLARQIAQEAWLLCFDEFQVNDIADAMILGRLFDYLFADGVVVVATSNTKPEDLFQDRPGADAFKPFIAAILKEVDTVILDSPRDYRRGNAPGMQTWIIPANDAARRALDSIFTRLAADAPVVPVTLDVMGRSLKVAQAAGPVARFSFSDLCGRPLGAGDYLALATRFPNLVLDGVPRMGPDNFDEARRFIVLIDTLYEQNVKLFASAEDRPDAIYAKGQGATAFERTASRLEEMQSAAYMQLPHLNA; encoded by the coding sequence ATGAACATGGACATAGCCCCCGCCCGCCCGTCCTCTGCGGCGTTGCCCGCAGGTACCGGCCCCTTCGCCGCCTATGAGGCCCGCGTGGCTTCAGGCCGTCTTGATCGTGATCCCGAGCAGGAAAAGGCTGCCCGCAGGCTGGACCGCCTGTGGCGGGAACTGCGTGATTATCACCCCGTGGTCCAGCAGGCCGCGCCACAGGCCACAGGCTGGCTGGGCGGTTTGAAGGCACGGCTGGGTCTGGCGGCACGCCCCGCCACCGAACCCCCCCGCCCGCGCGGGGTCTACATGGTGGGGCAGGTGGGGCGGGGCAAGACCATGCTCATGGACCTGTTCTTCAGCCTTGCACCGGTGGAGCACAAACGCCGGGTGCATTTCCACCGCTTCATGCAGGATGTGCACCAGCGCCTGCATGACATGAAGGATGCCGATCCCGACCTTGCCGATCCCATCCCGCCACTGGCCCGCCAGATTGCGCAGGAAGCGTGGCTGCTGTGCTTTGATGAATTTCAGGTCAATGACATTGCCGATGCCATGATCCTTGGTCGCCTGTTCGATTACCTGTTCGCCGATGGCGTGGTTGTGGTCGCCACTTCCAACACCAAGCCCGAGGATCTGTTCCAGGACCGCCCCGGTGCGGATGCCTTCAAGCCGTTCATCGCCGCAATCCTGAAGGAAGTGGATACCGTCATCCTCGATTCCCCGCGTGATTACCGGCGCGGCAACGCACCCGGCATGCAGACATGGATCATCCCCGCCAATGACGCGGCGCGCCGCGCACTCGACTCCATTTTCACCCGCCTTGCGGCGGATGCCCCGGTCGTGCCGGTCACACTCGATGTCATGGGTCGTAGCCTGAAGGTGGCGCAGGCCGCAGGTCCGGTCGCGCGCTTCAGCTTTTCCGACCTGTGCGGCAGGCCGCTCGGCGCGGGGGACTATCTGGCGCTGGCCACGCGCTTTCCCAATCTCGTGCTTGATGGCGTGCCCCGCATGGGGCCGGATAATTTTGACGAGGCCCGGCGCTTCATCGTCCTGATCGATACGCTGTACGAGCAGAACGTCAAGCTGTTCGCTTCCGCCGAAGACAGGCCCGATGCCATCTATGCGAAGGGACAGGGAGCGACCGCGTTCGAGCGCACGGCCTCGCGGCTGGAGGAGATGCAGAGCGCCGCCTACATGCAACTGCCGCACCTGAACGCATAA